Proteins co-encoded in one Tautonia rosea genomic window:
- a CDS encoding substrate-binding domain-containing protein produces MATTTESTVSGDRLPHSRMLEPAQIALVALLAVEVIIFGLIGTNFFTLTNGFEILRLSVEIGLLAVALTPVIVSGGIDLSVGSLMGLSAVVFGKLWRDAGLPIPVAAAVTLGLAALAGSLNGVLITRLRIPPLIVTLGTFSLFRGLAEGMTGGVDNFTQFPGSFLFLGQGYMFGRIPTQVPIFLVVAVGFWILLHRSTMGRGLVAIGYSPEGARHAGVRVDRLVWSVYVLSGFASGLAAIIYVAHLGQAKADAGLGYELLAITAVVLGGTSIFGGRGSVLGTLLGLFAIAVLQNGMRLADQPGELSGVLTGVLLLAAIGLDRRPSRTPPLNDQSGVDSEGEWTVKNSQVAVICGVILIAGGIIAASNIYMVRTLTDRLIGVGGSVSNVENQAARSNDRPITVAMMPKSKGNAYFIACRQGAEEAAEELGVNLIWDGPTDPDPARQNQIIDTWITRGVDVIAVAVENRDGIASVLKKAQDRGIKVITWDADAATDARTFFVNQATPEGIGRALMDTAAEIMGGSGKFAIITASLTAANMISWQEQIELRRAEEYPDIEMAVLRPCDDLQQKAYDEANNIMNAYPDVELIMAICTPAVPGAAESVKQSGRDDVKVIGLGLPNDNRRYVHEGITEAVILWNSMDLGYLAVHAAKALEEGTLTPGDEQFEAGRLGSVNLRGDNILLGEPFIFTSNNIDDFDF; encoded by the coding sequence ATGGCCACGACCACCGAGTCCACCGTGAGCGGTGATCGGCTTCCCCACTCCAGAATGCTGGAACCCGCTCAGATCGCACTCGTCGCGCTCCTGGCGGTCGAAGTGATCATCTTCGGATTGATCGGCACCAACTTTTTCACCTTGACCAACGGCTTCGAGATCCTCCGCCTCAGTGTTGAGATTGGCCTGCTTGCGGTTGCCCTCACACCAGTGATTGTGAGCGGCGGAATCGATCTCTCCGTCGGCTCATTGATGGGCCTCTCCGCAGTCGTTTTTGGGAAACTCTGGCGCGACGCCGGCCTGCCGATTCCCGTGGCCGCAGCCGTGACGTTGGGCTTGGCAGCCCTGGCCGGTTCCTTGAATGGCGTGTTGATCACTCGCCTGCGCATCCCTCCGTTGATTGTCACGCTCGGCACCTTTTCCCTCTTTCGGGGGCTGGCCGAAGGGATGACCGGAGGGGTGGACAATTTTACACAGTTCCCCGGCTCGTTTCTGTTCTTGGGTCAGGGATACATGTTTGGTCGGATCCCCACACAGGTACCGATCTTTCTCGTTGTGGCCGTCGGGTTCTGGATTCTGTTGCACCGAAGTACGATGGGCCGCGGCCTGGTCGCGATCGGGTACTCTCCCGAAGGGGCGCGACATGCGGGAGTCCGGGTCGATCGCCTTGTCTGGAGTGTCTATGTGCTGTCTGGTTTCGCCTCTGGCCTGGCGGCGATTATCTATGTCGCTCACCTCGGCCAGGCCAAGGCCGACGCCGGTCTCGGTTACGAGCTGCTGGCGATCACGGCGGTCGTGCTCGGTGGTACATCAATCTTCGGCGGTCGCGGCAGTGTGCTCGGCACCTTGCTCGGGCTCTTTGCCATCGCTGTCTTGCAAAATGGGATGAGGCTGGCGGATCAGCCTGGCGAACTCTCGGGAGTCTTGACCGGTGTGCTGTTGCTTGCCGCCATCGGCCTCGATCGCCGGCCCTCGCGAACGCCACCCTTGAACGATCAATCAGGAGTCGATTCCGAAGGGGAGTGGACCGTGAAAAACTCACAGGTGGCCGTGATCTGTGGCGTGATCCTCATCGCTGGGGGAATCATCGCGGCCAGTAACATTTATATGGTTCGTACACTCACCGATCGCTTGATTGGTGTCGGCGGCAGTGTGTCGAACGTCGAGAACCAGGCCGCCCGCTCCAATGATCGCCCGATCACCGTGGCGATGATGCCAAAAAGCAAGGGAAACGCCTATTTCATCGCCTGCCGTCAAGGCGCCGAGGAAGCCGCCGAGGAACTCGGCGTGAACCTCATCTGGGACGGACCGACCGACCCCGATCCCGCCCGTCAAAATCAAATCATCGACACCTGGATTACCCGAGGGGTCGACGTGATTGCCGTCGCGGTCGAAAATCGCGACGGGATTGCCTCCGTCCTCAAGAAGGCCCAGGATCGCGGGATCAAGGTCATTACCTGGGACGCCGATGCCGCGACCGACGCCCGGACCTTCTTCGTGAATCAGGCCACCCCCGAAGGAATCGGCCGCGCCCTGATGGACACCGCCGCCGAGATTATGGGCGGTTCCGGGAAGTTTGCGATCATCACCGCCTCGCTCACGGCCGCGAACATGATCTCCTGGCAGGAACAGATCGAACTGCGCCGGGCCGAGGAATACCCAGACATCGAAATGGCCGTGCTTCGCCCCTGCGACGACCTTCAGCAAAAGGCCTATGACGAAGCGAACAACATCATGAACGCCTACCCTGACGTTGAGCTGATCATGGCCATCTGCACCCCCGCCGTCCCAGGCGCGGCCGAGTCCGTGAAGCAGTCTGGCCGCGACGATGTGAAGGTCATTGGCCTCGGCCTTCCGAACGACAACCGCCGCTATGTTCACGAAGGGATCACCGAGGCCGTCATCCTCTGGAATTCGATGGACCTTGGCTATCTGGCCGTCCATGCCGCCAAGGCGCTCGAAGAAGGAACCCTGACGCCCGGTGACGAGCAGTTTGAGGCTGGCAGGCTCGGCTCGGTCAATCTCCGGGGAGACAATATCCTCCTCGGCGAGCCGTTCATCTTCACCTCTAACAACATTGATGACTTTGACTTCTGA
- a CDS encoding 3-keto-disaccharide hydrolase: protein MTRFPLSILVLALSGAILSPSTAGEPLPEDQWIPLFNGTDLEGWTPKFAGSDAGENVKNTFQVVDGLLTVSYDEYEDYDNRFGHLISNDSYSNYRLRAEYRFIGDQCPGGPSWAFRNNGLMLHSQAAESMTKDQNFPVSIEVQLLGGFDQGERPTANLCTPGTHVVMNGELLTRHCTNSSSKTYRGDQWVTVELEVRGGEVIRHYVDGELVLEYEKPQLDPDDPDAKRLIQGDKLILSEGRIAIQAESHPTQFRCIEIMPLD from the coding sequence ATGACGCGTTTTCCTCTGTCGATCCTCGTCCTCGCCCTCTCAGGTGCGATACTCTCTCCCTCGACAGCGGGCGAACCTCTGCCCGAGGACCAATGGATTCCCCTGTTCAACGGCACCGACCTTGAGGGCTGGACCCCCAAGTTTGCCGGGTCCGACGCTGGGGAGAACGTCAAGAACACGTTTCAGGTCGTCGATGGTTTGCTCACGGTTTCGTACGACGAATATGAGGATTACGACAACCGATTTGGTCATCTCATCTCCAACGACTCCTATTCAAACTACCGCCTCCGCGCCGAGTATCGTTTCATCGGTGATCAATGCCCCGGTGGGCCAAGCTGGGCCTTTCGGAATAATGGTCTCATGCTCCACTCACAAGCGGCTGAAAGCATGACCAAAGATCAAAACTTTCCTGTCTCCATCGAGGTCCAGCTTCTGGGCGGTTTTGATCAGGGGGAGCGTCCCACGGCCAATCTCTGTACTCCCGGCACCCACGTCGTCATGAACGGCGAACTGCTCACCCGCCACTGCACCAATTCCTCCTCCAAGACGTATCGAGGCGATCAGTGGGTCACGGTCGAGCTTGAAGTGCGGGGGGGTGAGGTCATTCGCCATTACGTTGATGGCGAACTGGTGCTTGAATATGAGAAGCCCCAGCTTGACCCCGACGACCCGGATGCCAAGCGCTTGATTCAAGGAGACAAGCTCATTCTCTCCGAGGGCCGTATCGCCATACAGGCAGAGAGCCACCCCACCCAATTCCGTTGCATCGAAATTATGCCACTCGATTGA
- a CDS encoding VanZ family protein produces MRRLVQGLFTIAYVIGLVYATLIISPQRNPTPNMEPLRTISACWEMGGETMVVNLLGNLALLAPLGIIWPWFWEGLKRWNLAGVTFAGFVVSAAIEGTQYACGHRMADVDDVLLNTLGAALGYGAIRGFAMARCVGARCVGLPIEETTVRGGIWLRS; encoded by the coding sequence ATGCGCAGGTTGGTGCAAGGACTCTTTACAATCGCCTACGTCATCGGTCTTGTTTATGCTACGTTGATCATCAGTCCACAACGCAATCCCACTCCGAACATGGAACCCCTCCGCACAATTTCCGCGTGCTGGGAGATGGGTGGCGAGACGATGGTGGTCAACCTTTTGGGAAATCTCGCGCTGCTTGCTCCCCTGGGAATCATTTGGCCTTGGTTCTGGGAAGGGCTGAAACGCTGGAACCTGGCAGGAGTGACCTTTGCTGGATTTGTGGTGAGTGCCGCCATCGAAGGAACACAGTATGCCTGCGGGCATCGCATGGCGGACGTGGATGATGTGCTGCTCAACACCCTTGGGGCGGCGCTGGGATATGGAGCGATCCGAGGGTTTGCGATGGCGCGATGTGTTGGAGCCAGATGTGTCGGATTGCCCATCGAAGAAACGACGGTCCGGGGCGGCATCTGGCTCCGTTCGTAG
- a CDS encoding carbon-nitrogen hydrolase family protein, whose product MFLAAAVQMNATAEPTANEAQVVPLIERAAGYGAQFVATPEHTRMLAPMPEMVRSAEPLNGPTCQRFGALARRLGIMLLIGSMNERGNDPNRYSNSSVLFGPDGTIVAVYRKIHLFDVDLSESVRSRESDHVTRGSVPVVATTPLATLGLSICYDLRFGNLYRRLVREGAEVLCVPSAFTLTTGRAHWEVLLRARAIECQSFVVAPAQWGQHEDDSLRETFGHAMIVDPWGQVLATAPDGPGLALAEIDLERVVRIRRAVPVVNHFLPDL is encoded by the coding sequence ATGTTTCTTGCCGCCGCCGTGCAGATGAATGCCACTGCCGAACCGACCGCGAACGAGGCTCAGGTGGTGCCGCTCATCGAGCGAGCTGCCGGTTACGGGGCGCAGTTCGTCGCGACTCCGGAACATACCCGGATGCTAGCGCCGATGCCGGAGATGGTCCGATCGGCCGAACCGCTGAATGGTCCGACCTGTCAGCGTTTTGGAGCGCTGGCCAGGCGGTTGGGGATTATGCTCCTGATTGGTTCGATGAACGAACGGGGAAACGATCCAAATCGCTATTCGAATTCGAGCGTGCTGTTCGGACCGGACGGAACGATCGTGGCTGTGTATCGGAAGATCCATTTGTTCGATGTGGATCTCTCGGAATCGGTTCGGTCTCGAGAGTCGGATCACGTCACCCGAGGATCGGTCCCGGTTGTTGCAACAACGCCACTGGCGACGCTTGGGTTATCCATCTGCTATGACCTGCGGTTCGGGAATCTCTACCGTCGGTTGGTCCGTGAGGGGGCGGAGGTGCTTTGCGTGCCGTCGGCGTTCACGCTGACGACCGGCCGGGCGCACTGGGAGGTCCTGTTGCGAGCCCGAGCGATCGAATGCCAGAGCTTTGTGGTCGCACCCGCACAGTGGGGACAACATGAGGATGACAGCCTTCGCGAAACGTTTGGCCACGCGATGATCGTTGATCCCTGGGGCCAGGTCCTCGCAACCGCCCCCGATGGGCCTGGGCTGGCCCTTGCGGAGATTGATCTCGAACGAGTTGTCCGGATTCGACGCGCTGTGCCGGTGGTCAACCACTTCCTTCCGGATCTCTAA
- a CDS encoding alpha/beta hydrolase — MRRLNLNRDLRPCTDGFAQTADGWMLGIRHYHPERPDPSKLPVVLCHGLGLNGTFWTITDRHLPSKLVERGYEVFVVDMRGSGGSYRDGTLGWVNSGLRQTFIPELGNDEWTMDHQAFYDVPAILDYVEQQTGQSQVNWIGHSLGGMLMFAFLEKSGQADRIANFVAMGSPACVAQSPEAQRMLRANRGLRVLMTAISTGRIARPMSIARPPGLDQIDRFYYSADNVDRETVNRFYGSTLEDPGPGALKQLDTYLETGRLKSADGSIDYFEGLPEVKTPTLFIAGDGDILADLHSKWRTYQGIGSTDKTFLRFGRSEGHVADYGHCDLVWSRHATNEIFPEILDWLEPRQARVQATPQHE; from the coding sequence ATGAGGCGGCTAAACCTGAACCGAGACCTGCGGCCGTGTACAGACGGGTTTGCACAAACGGCTGATGGCTGGATGCTCGGCATCCGTCATTATCACCCCGAACGGCCCGACCCCAGCAAGCTGCCGGTCGTGCTTTGCCACGGTCTGGGACTGAACGGGACCTTCTGGACGATCACTGACCGCCACCTCCCGTCGAAACTGGTTGAGCGCGGCTACGAGGTCTTCGTCGTCGACATGAGGGGATCCGGCGGGAGTTATCGGGACGGAACCCTTGGCTGGGTCAACTCAGGATTGCGACAAACCTTCATCCCGGAGCTTGGGAACGATGAGTGGACCATGGACCACCAGGCGTTCTACGACGTTCCCGCAATTCTCGACTATGTGGAACAACAGACGGGCCAATCACAGGTCAACTGGATTGGACATAGCCTCGGCGGGATGCTCATGTTCGCATTCCTCGAAAAATCGGGGCAAGCCGATCGGATTGCAAACTTCGTGGCCATGGGAAGCCCGGCCTGCGTGGCCCAATCGCCGGAAGCTCAGCGCATGCTTCGAGCCAATCGCGGTCTCCGCGTGCTGATGACGGCGATCAGCACGGGACGGATCGCGCGACCGATGTCGATCGCTCGACCACCAGGACTCGACCAGATCGACCGATTCTACTACTCGGCCGACAATGTGGACCGCGAAACGGTGAACCGTTTCTACGGTTCGACCCTGGAAGATCCGGGTCCGGGGGCGTTGAAACAGCTCGACACCTATCTGGAGACGGGACGACTGAAGTCGGCAGATGGCTCGATCGACTACTTCGAGGGACTCCCCGAGGTAAAAACGCCGACCCTGTTCATCGCGGGTGACGGGGACATTCTCGCCGATCTTCATTCGAAGTGGCGGACATATCAAGGTATCGGCAGCACCGACAAAACCTTCCTTCGATTCGGACGGTCTGAGGGACATGTGGCCGATTACGGGCATTGCGACCTCGTCTGGAGCCGGCACGCGACGAACGAGATTTTCCCGGAGATTCTCGATTGGCTCGAACCACGGCAGGCACGCGTCCAGGCCACCCCTCAGCACGAGTGA
- a CDS encoding ATP-binding cassette domain-containing protein: MISVSSVSKSFDNGQTYSVSELDLDVRSGEFLVLLGESGSGKTTTLKMINGLITPSSGSIVVDGSDIASVDQVALRRQIGYVFQGIGLFPHLTVSENVAMVPSLLGWSRAERSQRVDELLSLVQLDPATYRSRAPSKLSGGQRQRVGIARALAGRPKIVLMDEPFGALDPITRDHLQLEYLNIHQSLGLTTVMVTHDITESLLLADRIAVMCSGTLRQLGEPAELIASPGDPYVAQLMETPRRQADRLAHLIGQNGRSS; encoded by the coding sequence ATGATCTCCGTTTCATCCGTCTCGAAATCCTTTGATAATGGTCAGACCTACTCCGTTTCCGAGCTCGATCTCGATGTCCGATCCGGTGAGTTCCTGGTCCTCCTCGGCGAGTCTGGCAGCGGAAAAACGACGACGCTCAAGATGATCAATGGCTTGATCACACCCTCCTCGGGTTCGATCGTCGTTGACGGCTCCGACATCGCCTCGGTTGATCAGGTCGCGCTCCGTCGGCAAATCGGCTACGTGTTTCAGGGGATCGGACTCTTCCCTCACCTGACCGTTTCCGAAAACGTGGCCATGGTTCCGAGCCTGCTCGGCTGGTCCCGGGCCGAGCGGTCGCAACGTGTCGACGAGCTGCTCTCCCTCGTCCAGCTAGACCCGGCAACGTACCGATCTCGAGCCCCCTCAAAGCTATCAGGTGGGCAACGTCAGCGGGTTGGCATCGCCCGGGCCCTCGCTGGTCGGCCCAAGATCGTCTTGATGGACGAGCCGTTTGGAGCACTTGATCCAATTACTCGCGATCACCTTCAGCTTGAATATCTGAACATCCATCAGAGTCTCGGCCTCACCACCGTGATGGTCACTCACGACATCACCGAATCACTCCTGCTCGCCGATCGTATCGCCGTCATGTGCAGTGGAACGCTTCGACAGCTCGGAGAACCTGCGGAGTTGATCGCCTCGCCAGGAGATCCCTATGTCGCTCAGCTCATGGAGACCCCCCGGCGCCAGGCCGATCGCCTGGCGCATCTCATTGGCCAGAATGGGAGGTCATCATGA
- a CDS encoding ABC transporter permease/substrate-binding protein, whose amino-acid sequence MNQNLARQIEILPLNLSHHLKITVIALAIGVIVGLPLSILIARRPRLRYPVLTMIGVIQTIPSLALLALMVPMLAMLSDLTERTVGTGFSFFGFYPTVLALSLYSLLPIVRNAVTGILGVEPTLIEAAKGIGMTPRQTLLRVELPLAAPVIVAGLRTATVWVVGTATLATPIGQRSLGNYIFSGLQTRNRVAVLFGCVAAAALAVILDVLIGALQKATAERRRGIAIASLLALALVFGGGLVAPNLLAHWRGVNRSDQIGIGAKTFTEQYILASLFEQVLEDSSIPARRNESLGSSVGLDALARSEIDVFVDYSGTIWANAMKRLGSADRETVLNDVSEWLASELGIGTLGPLGFENAYAIAMRRDQAETLGISTIADLARHASSLKIGGDYEFFERPEWFAIQRLYRLDFEREVTYDSTFMYEAAYRGEVDVISAFTTDGRIDTFDLVLLDDPLGAIPPYDALLLLSPEASERDDIINALSPLINAINDDLMRSANSLVDRDEDKKTPYAAAAELRRMMKQNMTP is encoded by the coding sequence ATGAATCAGAACCTTGCTCGACAGATTGAAATCCTGCCGCTGAACCTCTCGCATCACTTGAAAATCACGGTGATCGCCCTGGCCATCGGGGTGATTGTCGGACTTCCACTCTCCATTCTGATCGCTCGGCGACCGAGACTACGCTATCCGGTTCTGACCATGATCGGCGTGATCCAGACGATCCCCAGCCTTGCCTTGCTCGCGCTGATGGTCCCCATGCTCGCCATGCTCAGCGACCTGACCGAGCGTACCGTGGGGACCGGTTTCTCTTTCTTCGGCTTCTACCCGACGGTGCTGGCACTCTCGCTGTATAGCCTCTTGCCGATCGTCCGCAACGCGGTCACGGGTATCCTCGGGGTGGAGCCGACTCTGATCGAGGCCGCCAAGGGAATCGGCATGACCCCCCGGCAGACACTCTTACGTGTCGAGCTTCCGCTGGCGGCCCCGGTCATCGTCGCCGGATTGCGAACTGCTACGGTCTGGGTCGTCGGCACGGCCACCCTGGCCACTCCCATCGGTCAGCGATCGTTGGGAAATTATATCTTCAGTGGACTTCAGACCCGAAACCGCGTGGCCGTACTCTTTGGCTGCGTGGCCGCAGCCGCGCTCGCTGTGATCCTTGACGTTCTGATTGGAGCCTTGCAGAAAGCCACCGCCGAGCGTCGCCGAGGCATAGCGATTGCCTCGCTGCTGGCGCTTGCCCTGGTGTTCGGCGGAGGACTCGTGGCGCCAAACTTGCTCGCTCACTGGCGAGGGGTCAACCGATCCGATCAGATCGGAATCGGAGCGAAAACCTTTACCGAGCAATACATTCTTGCGTCACTGTTCGAACAGGTGCTTGAAGACTCGTCGATTCCTGCGCGGCGGAACGAAAGCCTCGGGTCCAGTGTCGGCCTCGATGCCCTTGCCCGGAGCGAGATCGATGTCTTTGTCGACTACAGCGGGACCATCTGGGCCAACGCAATGAAACGCCTGGGGTCTGCTGATCGCGAGACGGTCCTCAACGACGTGTCCGAATGGCTTGCGTCCGAGCTCGGCATCGGCACCCTCGGCCCGCTTGGTTTCGAAAATGCGTACGCAATTGCCATGCGACGCGATCAGGCCGAGACCCTTGGCATTTCGACCATCGCCGATCTCGCTCGCCACGCATCCTCGTTGAAGATCGGAGGTGATTACGAGTTTTTCGAGCGCCCCGAATGGTTTGCCATCCAGCGCCTTTACCGACTCGACTTCGAGCGCGAAGTCACGTATGACTCGACATTCATGTATGAGGCCGCCTACCGAGGCGAAGTCGACGTCATCTCTGCGTTCACCACCGACGGGCGCATCGACACCTTTGACCTTGTGCTCCTTGACGACCCGCTCGGTGCCATCCCCCCGTACGATGCCCTTCTCTTGCTCTCTCCCGAAGCTTCCGAACGCGACGACATCATCAACGCGCTAAGTCCCTTGATCAACGCCATTAATGATGACCTCATGCGTTCCGCGAATTCCCTCGTCGATCGCGACGAGGACAAGAAAACCCCCTACGCCGCCGCGGCCGAACTCAGACGCATGATGAAACAGAACATGACTCCGTGA
- a CDS encoding 4a-hydroxytetrahydrobiopterin dehydratase: MTPSTSEQLTKKRCLPCEGGVPPLTSDEAIALALQVEGWSITPDGKLIRREWTVKNFMAAIDFFNKVAALAEDDGHHPDLHLVGYRKVAIELTTHAIGGLSENDFILAAKINQLPIDLKG; this comes from the coding sequence ATGACACCCTCAACCTCAGAACAACTGACGAAAAAACGCTGTCTCCCCTGCGAGGGAGGGGTTCCTCCGCTGACCTCCGACGAAGCCATCGCCCTGGCCCTGCAGGTCGAGGGCTGGTCGATCACCCCCGATGGCAAGCTCATTCGCCGCGAATGGACGGTCAAGAATTTCATGGCGGCCATCGACTTTTTCAACAAGGTCGCCGCACTGGCCGAGGATGACGGGCACCACCCCGATCTGCACCTCGTCGGCTACCGAAAGGTGGCCATCGAATTGACTACGCACGCCATTGGCGGCCTTTCGGAAAACGATTTCATCCTCGCCGCAAAGATCAATCAACTGCCAATCGATCTCAAGGGATGA
- a CDS encoding lipopolysaccharide kinase InaA family protein, with translation MSTVDRGTGSRRIAAERLKAHGPEGRLFQPPDWQWAHAGEVGWWVRPDWRSVLLTPEGALRLDEWRANGWVETIKRGPHRIVSRVALPSGPVYVKQFLVPTWREVLRQWFRRGKGRNEAKQARKLAAIGVPTIRPVALGERRVRKFLFENTLISPEIPEAIPLDRFLRDVLPSMERRRAVIVRHRLAEALGALTARMHEAGMRHDDFHPGNLLLRLDGDDQPWLAMIDLDAMRVGKPLSAKAAAANLARLNHASLLLASRTDRQRFLRAYVEVRGAVLGELGPFTKQVVGLTRRWAERLWRRRARRCVGSNTDFQAIRERDRWVVASRSIDRETLDRLRVNPDGPFSDPDAVLLKHSRTTTVVELTILVDEAPTRVVYKRFNRKKRLEAVLTAVRPSRAWRAWQANHHLRSRGLPTPPDLLVLGRDHRPGRLRWFPSGPSETFLMTVKAEPSITLSDYLVSILPERPEADRIAARRRLAGALGRLLRELHDRSLSDRDLKASNILIEGNPDAIRPRLSLIDLVGVRLISPLPKNRRIQNLARLIASLTEHPEWNRTDSLRLLRAYLPQHESAAGRWKQVWRRIERRIRRKRARNLRRGRPLS, from the coding sequence ATGAGTACGGTTGATCGTGGGACGGGATCGCGGCGGATCGCCGCCGAGCGGCTGAAGGCACACGGACCGGAAGGACGATTGTTCCAGCCGCCCGACTGGCAATGGGCCCATGCCGGCGAGGTGGGCTGGTGGGTTCGCCCTGACTGGCGATCGGTGCTGCTGACCCCTGAGGGGGCCTTGCGCCTCGACGAATGGCGGGCAAACGGCTGGGTGGAGACGATCAAACGAGGACCACACCGGATTGTCTCACGAGTGGCCCTGCCAAGCGGACCGGTTTATGTCAAACAATTCCTCGTGCCGACCTGGCGCGAGGTGCTGCGTCAGTGGTTCCGAAGGGGAAAAGGACGGAACGAGGCAAAACAGGCGAGGAAACTCGCAGCGATCGGAGTGCCGACCATCAGACCGGTGGCGCTCGGCGAGCGTCGGGTTCGCAAGTTTTTGTTTGAAAACACGCTCATTTCACCTGAAATTCCCGAAGCGATCCCGCTCGATCGGTTCCTGCGAGACGTCTTGCCATCGATGGAACGGCGGCGGGCGGTGATCGTCCGGCATCGGTTGGCCGAGGCGCTCGGGGCCTTGACCGCCCGAATGCACGAGGCGGGGATGAGGCACGATGATTTTCATCCGGGAAACTTGCTGCTCCGGCTCGACGGCGACGATCAGCCGTGGCTGGCGATGATTGACCTGGATGCGATGCGGGTGGGCAAACCGCTGAGTGCGAAGGCCGCGGCGGCGAACCTGGCACGGCTCAACCATGCGTCGCTCTTGCTGGCGAGCCGGACGGATCGACAGCGATTTCTGCGTGCGTACGTTGAGGTGCGAGGAGCGGTGCTCGGTGAACTTGGCCCGTTCACGAAGCAGGTGGTTGGGCTGACCCGTCGCTGGGCCGAGCGGCTCTGGAGGCGTCGGGCGCGGCGGTGCGTGGGGTCGAACACCGATTTTCAGGCGATTCGGGAGCGGGACCGATGGGTCGTTGCCTCGCGATCGATCGATCGGGAGACGTTGGATCGCTTGAGGGTGAATCCGGACGGTCCGTTCTCCGATCCCGACGCAGTCTTGCTGAAACATTCTCGAACAACCACCGTGGTGGAACTGACAATCCTGGTCGATGAAGCACCGACGCGAGTGGTCTACAAGCGGTTCAACCGCAAGAAGCGGCTCGAAGCGGTGTTGACGGCGGTTCGACCATCTCGGGCCTGGCGGGCCTGGCAAGCGAATCATCACCTGAGGAGCCGGGGACTGCCGACACCGCCAGATCTGCTGGTGCTTGGTCGAGATCACCGACCGGGACGTCTCCGGTGGTTCCCTTCAGGACCAAGCGAGACGTTTCTGATGACGGTGAAGGCTGAGCCGTCGATCACACTCAGTGATTACCTGGTTTCGATCCTTCCGGAACGACCCGAAGCGGATCGGATTGCGGCCCGACGCCGGTTGGCGGGAGCACTGGGCCGTCTGCTGAGGGAGCTCCACGATCGGAGTCTCTCGGATCGTGATCTGAAAGCGTCGAACATCTTGATTGAAGGGAATCCTGATGCGATTCGACCGCGATTGAGCCTGATCGACCTGGTGGGCGTTCGGTTGATCAGTCCGCTGCCCAAAAACCGACGAATTCAGAATCTGGCCCGCCTGATCGCGAGTCTGACCGAGCACCCCGAGTGGAACCGAACCGACTCGCTTCGGCTGCTGCGGGCCTATCTGCCGCAGCACGAATCGGCAGCCGGGCGCTGGAAGCAGGTTTGGAGGCGGATCGAGCGGCGAATCCGACGCAAACGAGCCCGCAACCTGAGACGGGGAAGACCACTTTCCTGA